Within bacterium, the genomic segment AAAATGGAACAACAGATCGCGGCACTGGGCGGCGGTCTCGGGCGGGATGTCCTCTTTCTCATCGATTGACAGCACCTCGGCCCACGTTCCATCGCCGTTGGTCTGGCAGCCGACCAGCCGGGCGCGCTGCACCCCCTCCAGGAGCACTTTGAAGGTGCCGTCGCTCAGGCGCAGCACCTGAAGCACCTCGGCCACCGTTCCGACCTCATAGAGGTTTTCCGGTTCGGCTTCCTCGACGCGGGAATCGCGCTGGGCGACGACGAAGATCTGCTGGGCCTGCGGAGGCATGGATTCAATCGTGGCGATCGAGCGGCCGCGCGAGACGAATACAGGAGAGATCATGTGCGGGAAAAAAACCATATCCCGCACGGGGAGGCAGGGCAGAAGACCGGTTTCAGCTTTCAAACATTCCTCGCAAAACGAGAGAAGAGGGGCACAGACACCGCATGAAACTTAACTGGCTTTCTCAAAAACCAACAACGGCGACTCTTTCCGGTGGACGACATTTTCGTTGATCACGATTTCTTTCACGTCGCTCATGGACGGAAGGTCGAACATGGTCTCGAGCATAATATCTTCGAGAATACTGCGAAGCCCCCGGGCACCGGTCTTGTGCTCAAGCGCCTGGATGGCGATCTGCCGGATCGCCGACTCGGTGAAGCGGAGGGTCACATTTTCGAATTCGATCAATTTCTGGAATTGCTTGACGAGGGCGTTCCGGGGCTCGGTCAGCACCCTCACCATCGCCTCCTCGTCGAGCTCGCCCAAGGTGGCCACGACGGGAAGGCGCCCCACAAACTCCGGGATCAGGCCGTATTTCAGGAGATCCTCCGGCAGCACCTGGTTGATAATCTCCGTCAGGGAGGCCTTGCCCGCCGAGTTCAACTTCGCCTCGAATCCCATCCCCTGCCGGCCCACGCGCTGGCGAATCAGCGTGTCGAGCACCACGAAGGCGCCCCCGCAAACGAACAAGATG encodes:
- a CDS encoding AAA family ATPase, which gives rise to ILFVCGGAFVVLDTLIRQRVGRQGMGFEAKLNSAGKASLTEIINQVLPEDLLKYGLIPEFVGRLPVVATLGELDEEAMVRVLTEPRNALVKQFQKLIEFENVTLRFTESAIRQIAIQALEHKTGARGLRSILEDIMLETMFDLPSMSDVKEIVINENVVHRKESPLLVFEKAS